One Drosophila virilis strain 15010-1051.87 chromosome 5, Dvir_AGI_RSII-ME, whole genome shotgun sequence DNA window includes the following coding sequences:
- the nompA gene encoding uncharacterized protein nompA isoform X3, which translates to MELRLILMAALASLSLGQSYAQTTCKNGLGRVLYERLPNQQLQGYDDDVVRDTAPPFRVLEKCQDLCLRDRTGTNNLVRTCTSFDFQPGSRITSFGGTSEYEESLCYLTSEQAGPEGIGSLMLVPNSVHFNEICLTSSRPERECPSRRYVFERHPRKKLKLPISDIKEITAANRSDCEDKCLNEFSFVCRSANFDSTMRSCTLSRFTRRTHPELMEDDPNSDYLENTCLNAERRCDGLAVFVKEENKRLGGPFEVDIFNNMTLEECQTMCLRAEKYFCRSVEFDDQSKQCILSEEDSISQKDDISISSSPTHHFYDLVCLDNQRATDYPDNSVTSHLFSSGRRPDTAFQRYRNSRLGGEFHSEITGRSLSECLDECLRQTSFQCRSAVYSDRFRTCRLSRYNQKDGMRIIYDADYDYYENLMLNVVGGGSGAGGGGGGADGDAGHGGHGGNEVKRPGDQSGSNWRQPNKHDDRYGPGSAVGGIGGSGSHGAGGAGSNRLPPGEGIDYGRPYDRYPDFAANEYADRYPYGDRDRDRDRDRERYPPDRYGGSRYPGSDGLGLGMGYGRPYERYPDDYDRYPVGGSGDRDRDRDRDRDRDRDRYPERYPPDRYGDRRYPERERDRDRDRLPYRPLPYPAINDNTLPSDLPHTRPFPPDDDAPYRPYGYGGGGRYGENRYDSRYPARYPPGRDPVGGYTGRDAPDSIFPDRRYRPSSMDSSRYPYAPDSRGPPGRYDDIVHSARRPEPDSAKRYPPAPLAPTGSASKYASTPNRFPVGSDRYPLDIYKYGNRLGPSDLGRRPGLERPPPYYDYDYEERYGDRFAPGPYDREYDGPPARRPPPGGSYGRYDTPFNRPYGGNSLDDRPIPLPGLGLSHPPTPYAGGGGSHVGVAVGAGPPRPPITRCEESDNFKQIAARHKMRRHFVRRALIVPSLIQCERECIESRDFVCRSFNYRDTASSYDDRDRERERERESPNCELSDRDSRELDIHDPGSFDASNYDFYERSIGRSDGECMDVTQTCNEEGMEFTIRTPEGFLGRIYTYGFYDRCFFRGNGGTVNVLRISGPQGYPDCGTQRYGDTLTNIVVVQFSDNVQTSRDKRYNLTCIFRGPGEAVVSSGYIGAGSGSPIPIEYLPAENTLSSKVRLSILYQGRPTTTIAVGDPLTFRLEAQDGYNHVTDIFATNVVARDPYSGRSIQLIDRFGCPVDPYVFPELDKLRDGDTLEARFNAFKIPESNFLVFEATVRSCREGCQPAYCPGPAGRQEPSFGRRRRSLNITELPEPQALESVDELDTQEITVVNSTTVSATMGGEQFNATQEGEKPKENEEPEQVREMIEVFETREEIEKESYPRKLVAPVETVCMTPAEYHGLITAIILLMILLFSITLVAGLGYRRYWKSISKNRLVDRNSPIHSLGHSHSSIRTHERFSEIGHMPNAAGGGVGGAGVVGGGVGAGSNRSTSNRASNAFRTNMSMFGGSLHKTFATGNLARMCQLPVINPIRTAGNTSHQFEDPSEPIYTDPSLFERSRYPNAIRIVRNCKYI; encoded by the exons ATGGAACTGCGCTTAATATTGATGGCCGCGCTGGCCAGTCTCAGCCTTGGCCAGAGCTACG CTCAAACCACCTGCAAGAATGGACTAGGCCGCGTGCTATACGAGCGCCTGCCCAACCAGCAGCTGCAGGGCTACGACGACGATGTGGTGCGGGACACGGCGCCGCCGTTCCGCGTGCTGGAGAAGTGCCAGGATCTGTGCCTGCGGGATCGCACCGGCACCAACAATCTGGTGCGCACTTGCACCAGCTTTGACTTTCAGCCGGGCAGCCGCATCACCTCATTTGGCGGCACCTCCGAGTACGAGGAGTCGCTCTGCTATCTCACCTCCGAACAGGCCGGGCCCGAGGGCATCGGCAGCCTGATGCTGGTGCCCAATAGCGTCCACTTTAACGAGATCTGTCTGACAT CCAGCCGCCCCGAGCGTGAGTGTCCCAGTCGACGTTATGTGTTTGAGCGGCATCCGCGCAAGAAACTCAAGCTGCCCATCAGCGACATCAAGGAG ATAACGGCCGCCAATCGCTCGGACTGCGAGGACAAGTGCCTGAATGAGTTCTCATTTGTGTGTCGCTCGGCAAACTTTGATTCCACGATGCGCTCCTGTACGCTGAGCAGATTCACGCGACGCACGCATCCGGAACTGATGGAGGATGATCCCAATTCGGACTATCTGGAGAATACGTGCTTAAATG CTGAACGTCGCTGCGATGGCCTGGCCGTATTTGTCAAGGAGGAGAACAAGCGCCTGGGCGGTCCCTTTGAGGTGGACATATTCAACAATATGACGCTGGAGGAGTGCCAGACCATGTGCCTGCGCGCCGAGAA ATACTTTTGCCGTTCGGTGGAGTTTGATGATCAAAGCAAACAGTGCATCTTGTCCGAGGAGGATTCCATTTCTCAGAAGGATGACATCAGCATCAGCTCCAGCCCCACACATCATTTTTATGATCTTGTGTGCCTCGATAATC AACGAGCCACCGATTATCCAGATAACTCGGTTACCTCGCACCTCTTCTCGAGCGGCCGTCGGCCAGATACAGCATTCCAGCGTTACCGCAACTCGCGACTGGGCGGCGAGTTTCACTCAGAGATCACCGGCCGTTCGCTCAGCGAGTGCCTGGACGAGTGCCTGCGCCAGACCAGCTTCCAGTGCAG GTCTGCGGTTTATAGCGATCGTTTTCGTACTTGTCGCCTCAGTCGGTACAATCAAAAGGATGGCATGCGCATTATATACGATGCTGATTATGATTACTATGAGAATCTAATGT TAAACGTTGTGGGCGGAGGCAGCGGCGCTggcggaggcggcggcggcgccgaTGGCGATGCTGGCCACGGTGGCCACGGTGGCAACGAGGTTAAGCGACCCGGCGATCAATCTGGCAGCAACTGGAGACAGCCTAACAAGCATGACGATCGCTACGGACCGGGGTCAGCCGTTGGTGGCATTGGAGGATCAGGCTCTcatggtgctggtggtgccgGCAGCAACAGGCTGCCACCTGGCGAGGGCATCGATTATGGCAGGCCATACGATCGCTATCCCGACTTTGCAGCCAATGAATATG CAGATCGTTATCCCTACGGCGATCGGGACCGTGATCGCGATCGCGATCGGGAGCGATACCCGCCCGATCGTTATGGTGGCTCTCGTTATCCGGGCAGCGATGGCCTGGGCTTGGGCATGGGCTATGGTCGACCCTACGAGCGGTATCCAGATGATTATG ATCGCTACCCAGTGGGCGGCAGCGGCGACCGAGATCGGGATCGCGATCGTGATCGCGATCGGGATCGTGATCGCTACCCGGAACGCTATCCGCCCGATCGTTATGGAGACAGACGCTATCCGGAGCGGGAGCGGGATCGAGATCGTGACCGGCTACCTTATCGCCCACTACCTTATCCGGCCATTAATGATAACACACTGCCCAGCGATCTGCCCCATACGAGACCCTTTCCCCCCGACGACGATGCGCCCTACAGGCCCTACGGCTATGGTGGAGGCGGCCGATATGGCGAGAATCGTTATGACAGCCGCTACCCAGCACGCTATCCGCCAGGTCGTGATCCTGTGGGCGGCTATACGGGCCGTGATGCGCCCGACAGCATATTTCCGGACAGACGATACCGACCCTCGTCCATGGACTCGTCACGCTATCCCTATGCGCCCGACTCGCGCGGGCCACCCGGACGCTATGATGATATTGTGCACAGTGCCAGACGTCCGGAACCGGATTCCGCCAAACGCTATCCGCCCGCTCCCCTGGCGCCCACGGGCAGCGCCAGCAAGTATGCCTCGACCCCGAATCGCTTTCCGGTGGGTAGCGATCGCTATCCCCTAGACATCTACAAGTACGGTAATCGCCTCGGACCCAGTGATCTGGGCAGACGCCCTG GTTTGGAACGCCCGCCGCCCTACTACGATTACGACTACGAGGAACGCTATGGCGATCGCTTTGCACCGGGACCCTATGATCGCGAGTACGATGGTCCGCCCGCCCGCCGCCCGCCCCCTGGTGGCTCTTATGGGCGCTACGACACGCCCTTTAATCGGCCATATGGTGGCAATAGTCTTGATGATCGTCCCATACCGCTGCCCGGGTTGGGCCTGTCACATCCGCCCACTCCATATGCTGGTGGTGGGGGATCacatgtgggcgtggctgttggTGCTGGTCCACCGCGTCCGCCGATTACGCGCTGCGAGGAAAGCGATAATTTCAAGCAGATTGCGGCCCGTCACAAAATGCGACGACATTTCGTGAGACGCGCTCTGATCGTGCCCAGCCTGATCCAGTGCGAACGGGAATGCATCGAGAGCCGCGACTTTGTCTGCCGCAGCTTCAACTACAG AGACACCGCCTCCAGCTATGACGATCGCGATCGGGAACGTGAACGTGAACGCGAGTCGCCCAACTGCGAGCTAAGCGACAGAGATTCGCGCGAGCTGGACATACACGATCCGGGCTCGTTTGACGCCTCCAACTATGACTTCTATGAACGCAGCATTGGACGCAGCGACGGCGAGTGCATGGATG TGACGCAGACGTGCAACGAGGAGGGCATGGAGTTCACCATACGGACGCCGGAGGGCTTTCTTGGACGCATCTACACGTACGGCTTCTACGATCGCTGCTTCTTCCGCGGCAACGGGGGCACCGTCAACGTGCTCAGAATCAGCGGACCCCAGGGCTATCCCGACTGCGGCACACAGCGC TACGGCGACACGCTGACTAATATTGTGGTCGTGCAGTTTTCGGACAATGTACAAACAAGTCGCGATAAGCGCTACAATCTCACCTGCATCTTTCGTGGCCCCGGCGAAGCGGTCGTCAGCTCTGGCTATATCGGCGCTGG CTCGGGCAGTCCCATACCCATCGAGTATTTGCCGGCCGAGAACACGCTCAGCTCCAAGGTGCGTCTGAGCATTCTGTATCAGGGCAGACCGACGACCACTATAGCCGTGGGGGATCCGTTGACATTCCGTTTAGAGGCGCAGGATGGCTACAATCATGTGACGGACATCTTTGCCACCAATGTGGTGGCCAGGGATCCCTACTCCGGCCGCAGTATACAGCTCATCGATCGCTTtgg CTGCCCGGTGGATCCGTATGTGTTCCCAGAGCTGGATAAGCTACGCGATGGCGACACACTGGAGGCACGCTTCAATGCCTTCAAGATACCCGAATCCAATTTCTTAGTGTTTGAGGCCACGGTGCGCTCCTGCCGCGAAGGCTGTCAGCCGGCCTATTGTCCCGGTCCCGCAGGGCGCCAGGAACCCTCCTTTGGACGCCGGCGACGCAGCTTGAACATAACCGAACTGCCCGAGCCTCAGGCGCTCGAGAGCGTTGACGAGCTGGACACTCAGGAGATCACGGTGGTCAACAGCACCACGGTCAGTGCAACGATGGGCGGAGAACAGTTCAATGCCACGCAAGAGGGCGAGAAGCCCAAGGAGAATGAGGAGCCCGAGCAAGTACGCGAAATGATCGAG GTGTTTGAGACGCGAGAGGAAATCGAAAAGGAATCGTATCCGCGCAAACTGGTCGCGCCCGTGGAAACTGTGTGCATGACGCCCGCCGAATATCACGGCCTAATAACGGCTATTATTCTGCTGATGATTCTGCTCTTTAGCATAACCTTGGTGGCAGGACTCGGCTACAG ACGCTACtggaaatcgatatcgaagaATCGTCTGGTGGATCGCAACTCGCCCATCCACTCGCTGGGCCACTCGCACTCCTCGATACGCACCCACGAGCGTTTCTCCGAGATCGGACACATGCCCAAtgcagcaggaggaggagtAGGAGGAGCAGGAGTAGTAGGAGGAGGAGTTGGTGCTGGCAGCAATCGGAGCACATCAAATCGCGCCTCGAACGCTTTTCGCACCAACATGTCCATGTTTGGCGGCTCATTACATAAGACTTTTGCCACAGG CAATCTGGCGCGCATGTGCCAGCTGCCGGTTATAAATCCCATACGCACGGCCGGCAACACGAGCCACCAGTTCGAGGATCCCAGCGAGCCTATCTACACCGATCCCTCGCTCTTTGAGCGCTCCAG GTACCCGAATGCCATTAGAATCGTACgcaattgtaaatatatatag
- the nompA gene encoding uncharacterized protein nompA isoform X2, translating into MELRLILMAALASLSLGQSYAQTTCKNGLGRVLYERLPNQQLQGYDDDVVRDTAPPFRVLEKCQDLCLRDRTGTNNLVRTCTSFDFQPGSRITSFGGTSEYEESLCYLTSEQAGPEGIGSLMLVPNSVHFNEICLTSSRPERECPSRRYVFERHPRKKLKLPISDIKEITAANRSDCEDKCLNEFSFVCRSANFDSTMRSCTLSRFTRRTHPELMEDDPNSDYLENTCLNAERRCDGLAVFVKEENKRLGGPFEVDIFNNMTLEECQTMCLRAEKYFCRSVEFDDQSKQCILSEEDSISQKDDISISSSPTHHFYDLVCLDNQRATDYPDNSVTSHLFSSGRRPDTAFQRYRNSRLGGEFHSEITGRSLSECLDECLRQTSFQCRSAVYSDRFRTCRLSRYNQKDGMRIIYDADYDYYENLMLNVVGGGSGAGGGGGGADGDAGHGGHGGNEVKRPGDQSGSNWRQPNKHDDRYGPGSAVGGIGGSGSHGAGGAGSNRLPPGEGIDYGRPYDRYPDFAANEYDRYPYGDRDRDRDRDRERYPPDRYGGSRYPGSDGLGLGMGYGRPYERYPDDYDRYPVGGSGDRDRDRDRDRDRDRDRYPERYPPDRYGDRRYPERERDRDRDRLPYRPLPYPAINDNTLPSDLPHTRPFPPDDDAPYRPYGYGGGGRYGENRYDSRYPARYPPGRDPVGGYTGRDAPDSIFPDRRYRPSSMDSSRYPYAPDSRGPPGRYDDIVHSARRPEPDSAKRYPPAPLAPTGSASKYASTPNRFPVGSDRYPLDIYKYGNRLGPSDLGRRPGLERPPPYYDYDYEERYGDRFAPGPYDREYDGPPARRPPPGGSYGRYDTPFNRPYGGNSLDDRPIPLPGLGLSHPPTPYAGGGGSHVGVAVGAGPPRPPITRCEESDNFKQIAARHKMRRHFVRRALIVPSLIQCERECIESRDFVCRSFNYRDTASSYDDRDRERERERESPNCELSDRDSRELDIHDPGSFDASNYDFYERSIGRSDGECMDVTQTCNEEGMEFTIRTPEGFLGRIYTYGFYDRCFFRGNGGTVNVLRISGPQGYPDCGTQRYGDTLTNIVVVQFSDNVQTSRDKRYNLTCIFRGPGEAVVSSGYIGAGSGSPIPIEYLPAENTLSSKVRLSILYQGRPTTTIAVGDPLTFRLEAQDGYNHVTDIFATNVVARDPYSGRSIQLIDRFGCPVDPYVFPELDKLRDGDTLEARFNAFKIPESNFLVFEATVRSCREGCQPAYCPGPAGRQEPSFGRRRRSLNITELPEPQALESVDELDTQEITVVNSTTVSATMGGEQFNATQEGEKPKENEEPEQVREMIEVFETREEIEKESYPRKLVAPVETVCMTPAEYHGLITAIILLMILLFSITLVAGLGYRRYWKSISKNRLVDRNSPIHSLGHSHSSIRTHERFSEIGHMPNAAGGGVGGAGVVGGGVGAGSNRSTSNRASNAFRTNMSMFGGSLHKTFATGNLARMCQLPVINPIRTAGNTSHQFEDPSEPIYTDPSLFERSRSLRSLTMVAESEDNQEV; encoded by the exons ATGGAACTGCGCTTAATATTGATGGCCGCGCTGGCCAGTCTCAGCCTTGGCCAGAGCTACG CTCAAACCACCTGCAAGAATGGACTAGGCCGCGTGCTATACGAGCGCCTGCCCAACCAGCAGCTGCAGGGCTACGACGACGATGTGGTGCGGGACACGGCGCCGCCGTTCCGCGTGCTGGAGAAGTGCCAGGATCTGTGCCTGCGGGATCGCACCGGCACCAACAATCTGGTGCGCACTTGCACCAGCTTTGACTTTCAGCCGGGCAGCCGCATCACCTCATTTGGCGGCACCTCCGAGTACGAGGAGTCGCTCTGCTATCTCACCTCCGAACAGGCCGGGCCCGAGGGCATCGGCAGCCTGATGCTGGTGCCCAATAGCGTCCACTTTAACGAGATCTGTCTGACAT CCAGCCGCCCCGAGCGTGAGTGTCCCAGTCGACGTTATGTGTTTGAGCGGCATCCGCGCAAGAAACTCAAGCTGCCCATCAGCGACATCAAGGAG ATAACGGCCGCCAATCGCTCGGACTGCGAGGACAAGTGCCTGAATGAGTTCTCATTTGTGTGTCGCTCGGCAAACTTTGATTCCACGATGCGCTCCTGTACGCTGAGCAGATTCACGCGACGCACGCATCCGGAACTGATGGAGGATGATCCCAATTCGGACTATCTGGAGAATACGTGCTTAAATG CTGAACGTCGCTGCGATGGCCTGGCCGTATTTGTCAAGGAGGAGAACAAGCGCCTGGGCGGTCCCTTTGAGGTGGACATATTCAACAATATGACGCTGGAGGAGTGCCAGACCATGTGCCTGCGCGCCGAGAA ATACTTTTGCCGTTCGGTGGAGTTTGATGATCAAAGCAAACAGTGCATCTTGTCCGAGGAGGATTCCATTTCTCAGAAGGATGACATCAGCATCAGCTCCAGCCCCACACATCATTTTTATGATCTTGTGTGCCTCGATAATC AACGAGCCACCGATTATCCAGATAACTCGGTTACCTCGCACCTCTTCTCGAGCGGCCGTCGGCCAGATACAGCATTCCAGCGTTACCGCAACTCGCGACTGGGCGGCGAGTTTCACTCAGAGATCACCGGCCGTTCGCTCAGCGAGTGCCTGGACGAGTGCCTGCGCCAGACCAGCTTCCAGTGCAG GTCTGCGGTTTATAGCGATCGTTTTCGTACTTGTCGCCTCAGTCGGTACAATCAAAAGGATGGCATGCGCATTATATACGATGCTGATTATGATTACTATGAGAATCTAATGT TAAACGTTGTGGGCGGAGGCAGCGGCGCTggcggaggcggcggcggcgccgaTGGCGATGCTGGCCACGGTGGCCACGGTGGCAACGAGGTTAAGCGACCCGGCGATCAATCTGGCAGCAACTGGAGACAGCCTAACAAGCATGACGATCGCTACGGACCGGGGTCAGCCGTTGGTGGCATTGGAGGATCAGGCTCTcatggtgctggtggtgccgGCAGCAACAGGCTGCCACCTGGCGAGGGCATCGATTATGGCAGGCCATACGATCGCTATCCCGACTTTGCAGCCAATGAATATG ATCGTTATCCCTACGGCGATCGGGACCGTGATCGCGATCGCGATCGGGAGCGATACCCGCCCGATCGTTATGGTGGCTCTCGTTATCCGGGCAGCGATGGCCTGGGCTTGGGCATGGGCTATGGTCGACCCTACGAGCGGTATCCAGATGATTATG ATCGCTACCCAGTGGGCGGCAGCGGCGACCGAGATCGGGATCGCGATCGTGATCGCGATCGGGATCGTGATCGCTACCCGGAACGCTATCCGCCCGATCGTTATGGAGACAGACGCTATCCGGAGCGGGAGCGGGATCGAGATCGTGACCGGCTACCTTATCGCCCACTACCTTATCCGGCCATTAATGATAACACACTGCCCAGCGATCTGCCCCATACGAGACCCTTTCCCCCCGACGACGATGCGCCCTACAGGCCCTACGGCTATGGTGGAGGCGGCCGATATGGCGAGAATCGTTATGACAGCCGCTACCCAGCACGCTATCCGCCAGGTCGTGATCCTGTGGGCGGCTATACGGGCCGTGATGCGCCCGACAGCATATTTCCGGACAGACGATACCGACCCTCGTCCATGGACTCGTCACGCTATCCCTATGCGCCCGACTCGCGCGGGCCACCCGGACGCTATGATGATATTGTGCACAGTGCCAGACGTCCGGAACCGGATTCCGCCAAACGCTATCCGCCCGCTCCCCTGGCGCCCACGGGCAGCGCCAGCAAGTATGCCTCGACCCCGAATCGCTTTCCGGTGGGTAGCGATCGCTATCCCCTAGACATCTACAAGTACGGTAATCGCCTCGGACCCAGTGATCTGGGCAGACGCCCTG GTTTGGAACGCCCGCCGCCCTACTACGATTACGACTACGAGGAACGCTATGGCGATCGCTTTGCACCGGGACCCTATGATCGCGAGTACGATGGTCCGCCCGCCCGCCGCCCGCCCCCTGGTGGCTCTTATGGGCGCTACGACACGCCCTTTAATCGGCCATATGGTGGCAATAGTCTTGATGATCGTCCCATACCGCTGCCCGGGTTGGGCCTGTCACATCCGCCCACTCCATATGCTGGTGGTGGGGGATCacatgtgggcgtggctgttggTGCTGGTCCACCGCGTCCGCCGATTACGCGCTGCGAGGAAAGCGATAATTTCAAGCAGATTGCGGCCCGTCACAAAATGCGACGACATTTCGTGAGACGCGCTCTGATCGTGCCCAGCCTGATCCAGTGCGAACGGGAATGCATCGAGAGCCGCGACTTTGTCTGCCGCAGCTTCAACTACAG AGACACCGCCTCCAGCTATGACGATCGCGATCGGGAACGTGAACGTGAACGCGAGTCGCCCAACTGCGAGCTAAGCGACAGAGATTCGCGCGAGCTGGACATACACGATCCGGGCTCGTTTGACGCCTCCAACTATGACTTCTATGAACGCAGCATTGGACGCAGCGACGGCGAGTGCATGGATG TGACGCAGACGTGCAACGAGGAGGGCATGGAGTTCACCATACGGACGCCGGAGGGCTTTCTTGGACGCATCTACACGTACGGCTTCTACGATCGCTGCTTCTTCCGCGGCAACGGGGGCACCGTCAACGTGCTCAGAATCAGCGGACCCCAGGGCTATCCCGACTGCGGCACACAGCGC TACGGCGACACGCTGACTAATATTGTGGTCGTGCAGTTTTCGGACAATGTACAAACAAGTCGCGATAAGCGCTACAATCTCACCTGCATCTTTCGTGGCCCCGGCGAAGCGGTCGTCAGCTCTGGCTATATCGGCGCTGG CTCGGGCAGTCCCATACCCATCGAGTATTTGCCGGCCGAGAACACGCTCAGCTCCAAGGTGCGTCTGAGCATTCTGTATCAGGGCAGACCGACGACCACTATAGCCGTGGGGGATCCGTTGACATTCCGTTTAGAGGCGCAGGATGGCTACAATCATGTGACGGACATCTTTGCCACCAATGTGGTGGCCAGGGATCCCTACTCCGGCCGCAGTATACAGCTCATCGATCGCTTtgg CTGCCCGGTGGATCCGTATGTGTTCCCAGAGCTGGATAAGCTACGCGATGGCGACACACTGGAGGCACGCTTCAATGCCTTCAAGATACCCGAATCCAATTTCTTAGTGTTTGAGGCCACGGTGCGCTCCTGCCGCGAAGGCTGTCAGCCGGCCTATTGTCCCGGTCCCGCAGGGCGCCAGGAACCCTCCTTTGGACGCCGGCGACGCAGCTTGAACATAACCGAACTGCCCGAGCCTCAGGCGCTCGAGAGCGTTGACGAGCTGGACACTCAGGAGATCACGGTGGTCAACAGCACCACGGTCAGTGCAACGATGGGCGGAGAACAGTTCAATGCCACGCAAGAGGGCGAGAAGCCCAAGGAGAATGAGGAGCCCGAGCAAGTACGCGAAATGATCGAG GTGTTTGAGACGCGAGAGGAAATCGAAAAGGAATCGTATCCGCGCAAACTGGTCGCGCCCGTGGAAACTGTGTGCATGACGCCCGCCGAATATCACGGCCTAATAACGGCTATTATTCTGCTGATGATTCTGCTCTTTAGCATAACCTTGGTGGCAGGACTCGGCTACAG ACGCTACtggaaatcgatatcgaagaATCGTCTGGTGGATCGCAACTCGCCCATCCACTCGCTGGGCCACTCGCACTCCTCGATACGCACCCACGAGCGTTTCTCCGAGATCGGACACATGCCCAAtgcagcaggaggaggagtAGGAGGAGCAGGAGTAGTAGGAGGAGGAGTTGGTGCTGGCAGCAATCGGAGCACATCAAATCGCGCCTCGAACGCTTTTCGCACCAACATGTCCATGTTTGGCGGCTCATTACATAAGACTTTTGCCACAGG CAATCTGGCGCGCATGTGCCAGCTGCCGGTTATAAATCCCATACGCACGGCCGGCAACACGAGCCACCAGTTCGAGGATCCCAGCGAGCCTATCTACACCGATCCCTCGCTCTTTGAGCGCTCCAG ATCGCTGCGAAGTCTGACCATGGTCGCCGAGTCGGAAGATAATCAAGAGGTCTAA